The genomic interval gcattcttttaattgtgagacagaactgtcatctctgtcttgtcatggagcgcagtttaaacttttgaaaaagagacaaatgtttgttagcagtgtttgaataacgttcctgtctctctacaacctcctgtgtttctgcgcaaatctgtgacccaagcatgacaatataaaaataaccatataaacatatggtttctacttcgcggattttcttatttcgcgggtggctctggaacgcaacccccgcaatggaggagggattactgtagatagatatatgtgaaaggcactatataatagatagatagatagatgtgaaaggcactatgtaatagatagatagatagatagatagatagatagatagatagatagatagatagatgtgaaaggcacatgttatttatcagatcctgccaagttttgtagagatcctctaagtgagaatttgacttttttccaatttcacataatatataacatcagttacccacggaCTTAAAAGAGGTGATTTAGGactcttccatttgagcaagataagtctacgtgccttTTCTCCATTTCAGGTCATTTGTTGCATTTCTACTGATTCAATTTgaagagaaactggaaaaaatggagGTGTTATTAATGATTATTAGGCAcgtaaagtaaaaagtgcaatggagcAGCATCTATAGGGCTGGCACAATCAACTCTTAAATCAATTTGACAGAACTAAaaagtttgtttaaaattgtGCAAACATCATCGTATTAAAAACTGACTcacaaacacatccatccatccattttccaacccgctgaatccgaacacagggtcacgggggtctgctggagccaatcccagccaacacagggcacaaggcaggaaccaatcccaggcagggtgccaacccaccacagcactaACACAGTACCGTAATAGAAACAACGATGAAAAAACAAAGTCTTTGGACTGATGATATGTCACAACAACAGATGCCTCTGTCTCAGGCAATAATTTAACAAGaagctttacatttactttatttttttaaatcacgaGAACATGAAGAAACTTTGAGGCGTCTCGttgttggttaaaaaaaaatgttcaagacGTGCCAGATTTCAGAGGGTTAAATTAACGTGAGAAGCCGCAAGTGCAGATGTCCAAGCAGGCAACAGAATCTGCAAAACACCAGTAAGTGACGCTGtcattaaatgaatgaaaaggaaAATCCAAACCATCAACACTAGATGCACATTTCAACAATTAATGTTGTTTGATTCCTTCAGAATGAACTtcatcttttgttgattatatacaAGTGTTAAGTGAGGCATTAGCATTGTCCCCTGtggcaaagaaaataaataaatgaataaaacggGGTCTCTCCCTGGAGCTCCAAATCTTTAATGTGATCTCTCTTGATTCTTTTAAACTTACACacatttccattctctgtgtCTCGCTTGTGATGGTATGTGCTGTTAATGGCACTTTATAAAAGACTGAGTGGTGGAATGGATTAAGACAGCAGGCTTATTTGTCCATTTAATTTCAAATAGAGGTTCACTGCTTTGAGGTTACATCAAATGGAAAACTGAACAAAAGTCAACACCAAGCCCTGGGATTTGCAAAGGAATTTACCAGAACATGATTCACATTTGGCTGAATCAGGTGCCATAGCTTGTTGTTGTGTTCTCAACGCCGAGCACCTCAGCCTATTGGGTCCCCATCTCTGGGTCCCCAACTGGGCTAATCCTCCCACATTTATCTGTGCTTCCCACCCAACTTATGTCAAATCAGTTCTTGTGTAGCACTTGAGGTGCATGAATCATCAAACCCAAGGCTGTAGCCCATTCTAGcagaactgggcacaaggcagggcacaGCTCTACACGTGGTGCCAATCGATGACAGACAACAGTAAATGAAGAACCACATGGCATCGACATATGGTCAAAGAAACAGAGCGAGGCTGGTAATCAACAGGAACCAATAATGGCAATTtatagttacagtaatccctcgctatatcgtgcttcgcctttcgcagcttcactccatcgcggattttatatgtaagcatatttaaatatatatcgcggatttttcgctgcttcgcgggtttctgcggacaatgggtcttttaatttctggtacatgcttcctcagttggtttgcccagttgatttcatacaagggacgctattggcagatggctgagaagctacccagcttacttttctctttctcttgcgctgactttctctgatcctgacgtagggggtgtgagcagggggcctgttcgcacacctagacgatacggacgctcgtctaaaaatgctggaaGATTATTTTCAacttgctcccttctgtgcagctgcttcctgaagcgacatgctgcacagtgcttcgcatacttaaaagctcgaagggcacgtattgatttttgattgtttgtttttatttctctctctctctctctctgacattctctgctcctgacggagggggtgtgagctgccgccttcaacagctttgtgccgcggtgcttcgcatacttaaaagccaaacagccctattgatttgtttgcttttctctctatctttctgacagtctctgctcctgatgcgcactcctttgaagaggaagatatgtttgcattcttttaattgtgagacataactgtcatctctgtcttgtcatggagcacagtttaaacttttgaaaaagagacaaatgtttgtttgcagtgtttgaataaagttcctgtctctctacaacctcctgtgtttctgcacaaatctgtgacccaagcatgacaatataaaaataaccatataaacataatggtttctacttcgcggattttcttatttcgcgggtgactctggaacgcaacccccgcgatggaggagggattactttaTGCTTTTAGAGAATTGCTACTAAATTATGACTCTGTCTCTTGGGGTCTTAATGGATTTACCAAAAATACCCACAATGTGATTTTGCAAGGTGTTTTGGGCTCTGCTTCAAATAgatattagtaaaaaaaatgctgtccaatattatataaaattctcaaacccTCAATCTAATTTATGTTCATGGGGCAGGGGGCAGACCTTCTCATGGCACTGGGTTCAACAATCAGGCACAGTTCCAGTCTGTCTTAAAGCCCACTTACACATGTCATTCTGTAGGAGTaagagaaaaactgaaagaaGACACGAAGatcagcagatagatagatagatagatagatagatagatagatagatagatagatagatagatagatagatagatagatagatagatagatagatagatagatagatagatagatagatagatagatagatagatagatagatactttattaatcctgaggggaaattcacatacacggagatgctgaaaaggctgccactgtcGGCGAAACCAGAACTAACAAAGGCCAGACTCCATATGGACTACATCTCAGCTCGGAACTTGGACCACGGCAGAGCAGAACAAGCAGGCCATGGCCCCACCATGTTACCCTCAGGTAACTGAGTGCAAAATATGAAAGAGGTCCTCAGCTACtttaaaacttaacaaaatggcaccacactgtagattaaagaaaaaagaaatctaaatccTGGATCAAACTATGGTAAACCTCACCCTGAGTCTCAGAGAACCCTCATCTGATGATTCGAATAGAAATCCCTTAATGAATAAAAAGTTTTCTTCTATGTTTCTGGGTGACCAGTGCAGGTGGGCATTTTAAAAAAGCTGTAGGACCCAGACGGGTCACATGCCCCAGTCAtttgtggattttcagttcccctTTTTTCTAGCTATTATAAAATCATTGCCACTTTGTCTAATCCACAGGGGTCGCCAGTGAAAAGACATTCAAAAGTGCAAGACACTGAGAAGGACATCTTTGAAACATGAAAGGAAACTGTTGTGTATTACCAGCTGTGACCAGCATGTGGCAGCACTGAATGGCAGTTACACATTATTTACAATCCGCAAGATGTCCTTTTTCATCTCTAAAATGTCCTCAACCCCTACCAACTTAACCAATATGTTTATTTTCACAGGACAAAGGATCCCAAGTGAAGTTTCACAGCTTTGCTGGTTCAGACTGGGGTATTGACTTAGGTATTGCCTTAGGTGCCCCTGAGCAGCAATGAgtcgaggtaattcttggtagTGAAAACCAATCAGATCACTTTCTGTGaccaagattctaccaagaattgaaagctcgggccaatcGCAGCCCGTAtcagctaccaagaattggccaatgatGGCTCGGTTGGCTACCAAGAACTGGCAAATCACGGCTcgtgttggctaccaaaactcagAAAGGGCGGGCCAAcctcttgtcagttaatgtattctgcaaaagcttgtttGAGTCGGCACACAGACGCTTTGCAATTTGTGTTTCactttgaactttctaaaaatgttactcacgagtgtCGATTcgtgcagatatatttacattcacatacattgTGAGCAAAACGTGTAAAGACAGatgtaataatgtataaatataataaacattgaattgtataatcagtttcattttttatacttaacactaatttcacaaatcgttcatatcaatgctaatacagaataataataattatagttatactctatattaacattgatgttataaaatatgcttataaaatagacctactcCTTTAATACTCAGATGACTCTAATAGTGCTGTAGAacagcatatttatatatatttataatgcaacaatttgaaaacatagctttatcccagattacacccaaaatttggatacgctatgttgacgacacattcgtcatattaagaaagaaccagctgaatgagttctacaatcatattaacacaatattccctgcaatccagttcacaatggaaaaagaaatcaatcgacacatcaacttcctggacatttacatcaaaagaaatagtgaccccaccctgaccacaagtgtttaccgcaaacaatgctacgcagacaagattctacacttcgcgagcaaccacccggtatctcataaactgagctgcgtgaaaaccctatttaaacgagtccacgcgcattgtaataccaaggaaacaaaaattaatgagagacgctatctgttccaacttttcacctcgaacggatactcaaaaacattcattaatcggagtctacacagcagacgccaaaggaatcagtatacaatcgacttaaatcagaacccccaccccacctggcattcactcccgtatcaccataatgtgtcagaaggcacggcatgcaccctgaccaagtggggcatcagaatagcacataaacccacgaacaatctgcgcatggtcctgtttaatgctaaaaacaacaaatcgacagccgaaacacgaaacgcagtttatagtattccatgcaattcttgctcagctgtatacataggacaaacgtcaaaaagaatttcaacacgtgtacaggaacatcgcaacgccgtcagaagaaaggacgcactacctttgatatatgcacatactaaatcgacaggacacacattcaactggagcaacgtaaaagtaaaatttaaggccagtacaaaaagtgccagagagttggccgagtcttggctatcagatgaaaactccatcaacagacacttggacataaatccagcatatgccaacttacgaaggacatgtacacaataattaaactgtacaaacccccccccccttgatcatactgacttagtcaccaaaCACCTACCTacccccattcccccccccccccactgaatgtgttgctatatattgcctttgattcttgtaagtctaagcattaacCTCTGATGAAAGGAATTATGCTCATTTAGCATAACCAGATCTTGGTATTGCGAACAAATTGAGGGAAATGGAGGTGTTGAGTGCTAGGAGTCAGATGATGGTGAAAAATGTGCACAGTGAGGTAAACTCCTAATAATACTTACAATAAATATGGGGTTCAACCGACAATCGGGGttcacttcattgaactgagtCAGCTTTGTGCTTCAAACAACAGTCTTATTCTGCCTGCTCATCCACTGACTCTGAGTGTTTCTTTTGCGGTGAGAACTGCCAAAATCAAAGTGCATGTGTCCATTATTGGAAAGAGGCTCTACAAGTGAGGTCTGCATGGAAGGAGTGCCAGGaggaaagaacatcagggcaagactCAAACTTGAACCACGGACACCTAGACAAAGACCAGGACTCCTGTAACTATGTACTCTGAATGGACAAGGCAAAGATTGAGTTATGTGACCACAGTACCAATATTCTGATGtgaggctgctttgctgcatcagggtctGGGCAGCTCACCCTCACAGAATCATTTAGGAATTCTTCAATGTGCCACAGAATGCTTGAGGGTAATGTGAGATCATCTGTCAGAAGTTTGAAACTCAACCAGAAGTGGACCTTACAAAATatcaatgaccctaaacataccaaTAAATCCAACCTCGGAATGGCTGATGGAAAAGAAATGGAAGCTTCTGGAATGCTCAACTCAAACCCTGGATCTGAATCCCATCAAGATGCTGTGCAAGTAAGACACCCATCAAACACCACACAGCTCCATGGAGGAGTGGGGAAAACATTCAATGTCTTTTAGTCAATGTCAGAGAATACTAGACAGCTATAGGAAACataccagctattagagccaagggtCTATTTGCTTTTTCCACCGATGGTAAGGGtgtgtctgtttattttaaattgaataaattattgcaatgtcaagttttcatttttcttccaatTACATTACCTTTATCTACTCCAGAGATCCCCAACTCCAgccctggagagccgcagtggctgcaggttttcattctaacccttttcttaattagtgacctgtttttgttgctaacttcttttgaattcattttaattgacatgcTCTTGAAGACTCCGACACCTTAATTGTTTAATTTCCCTTAATTACCTGCCAgtcaataacgagacacaaagtgagtcaaaacatgaccaacaaactgtgtccatcatacagtatctgaaaataaagaaagatgaaggtctcaggaatgttgatctggtcttagaaaagagaaaatcaacaatttcataaatgtctgctattgaacaataagagcagcaataagtcatgaaattaaaatatctaaaatatataGTTTAATTAGACTTGGCACCTAATTAAGTAGATGGTTGGAGTGaacttggttggagtttgaggccctgactaagttggtcttctgttggctcactcactttgcatttcatttctgtttgggtgccatttaaagaaaggaatgaagaaattcaggggaacaaatcttaaaaattcaattaaaataaattcaaaagaacttaattagcagccaaaacgggtcactaattaagaaaagggttagaatgaaaacctgcagtcaccagggacctccaggactggaattgtTGTCCCCTGATGTATAGCCACTGTTCAGATGAAGATCACATTGTGATATGTCTACACgtgttaaaaaaagtaaaaataaaacatttcatggggtgtacttactttctcacatcaacaacaacaacaacaacaacatttatttatatagcacattttcatacaaaaagtagctcaaagtgctttacataatgaagagaagaaaaataaaagacaaaataagaaattaaaataagacaacattagttggtgtgtgggtgtgtttgtgtgtgtcctgcggtgggttggcaccctgcccaggattgtttcctgccttgtgccctgtgttggctgggattggctccagcagacccccatgaccctgaagttaggatatagcaggttggataatggatggatggatggatggatatttcatagGTGCTCAGGTGCCCTATAACATATATGGACGCAAAGACGTTTCCTCTAGCATGAAGTCATTGGTGTGGTAGtggcagtggcgtagcgtagtgggggtggCGGGGGCGGCCCGCcacgggcggcacttttagggggcggcaaaatttcacaatgaataataataatatcttgtaaaaatttgaaccatacctaaataagggggtggcggaattttcctccgccccgggcggctgacacccacgctacgctactgggtAGTGGAGCAGCTGCAATCCATGTCAGTTTTCTTCCGACCACACAAGATGAGAGTGATGAATGTCAGATAGAAAGTGTGAACAATTGTTTCCATGTGTGCAAGTCATTTTAATTACATTCATCAGTTTGGACATCAACTGTTGGAAAATGTTTCCCTGGTTTTCATCACAGTATCTGTTGGGGACAATTATCAGAAGTCATTCGTGAAGGAAACAAGGAGGGAAGCAGTATGGTAGAGACAGACCAGGGCTGCTAAAGCAAAACTCCATGGGACCCACACCATTATGACTGAACAGTCTGCAGGGACACATACGAGTCCTCAGTTTCTGTGGTGGGATCTCAAAGCAGAAAGCTACTGTTGTTTCATGGACAGTGTTCCAAGACATGAACACAAGCCTGTGCAGCATTTGGCCTAATCCCGTGACCTGTTTCACTTCCCCTTCAAGTGGTAGTTGACTTTTCACGTTTAGAAGGCCATCCTCCTAAATGAAATTAGCAATGCCCTCAGCTCAAAATGCCAATTTCTCCAatgactttagatagatagatagatagatagatagatagatagatagatagatagatagatagatagatagatagatagatagatagatagatagatagatagatagatagatagatactttattaatcccaatgggaaattcacattcttcagcagcagcatactgatacaataaataatattaaattaaagaatgataataatacaggtgaaaaaaacagacaataactatgtataatgttaaatattaacgtttaccccccctggtggaattaaagagtcgcatagtttgggggaggaacgatctccttaatctgtctgtggagcaggacagtgacagcagtctgtcgctgaagctgctcttctgtctggagatgatactattaagtggatgcagtggattctccataattgataggagccttctgagcgcccttcgctctgcaacagatgttaaactgtccagctccatgccaacaatagagcctgccttcctcgccagtttgtccaggcgtgaggcgtctttcctcttaatgctgcctccccagcacaccactgcgtagaagagggcgctcgccacaactgtttgatagaacatctgcagcatcttattgcagatgttgaaggaagccagccttctaaggaagtataaccggctttgtcctttcttgcacagcgcatcagtattggcagtccagtctaatttatcatccagctgcactcccagatatttataggtctgcaccatctgtacacagtcacctttgatgatcactgggtctatgaggggtctgggcctcctaaaatccaccaccagctccttggttttgctggtgttcaggtgtaggtggtttgagtcgcaccatttaacaaagtcattgattaggtccctatactcctccgccagcccattcctgatacagcccacgatagcagtgtcatcagcgaacttttgcacatggcaggactccgagttgtattggaagtccgatgaatataggctgaacaggaccggagaaagtacagtcccttgtggcgctcctgtgttgctgaccacaatgtcagacgtgcagttcccaagacgcacatactgaggtctgtctttaagatagtccacgatccatgccactaggtatgaatctaatcccatctctgtcagcttgtccctaaggagcagaggttggattgtgttgaaggcgctagagaagtctagaaacataattcttacagcaccactgcctctgtccaagtgagagagggatcggtgtagcatatagatgatggcatcttccgctcccaccttctcctgatatgcaaactgcagagggtcaagggcgtgttgaacctgtggcctaaggtggtgaagcagcagcctctccatggtcttcatcacatgtgatgtcagagcaacaggccgaaagtcattcagctcactaggacgtgatacctttgggactggggtgatacaagatgttttccaaagcctcgggactctcccctgttccaggctcaggttgaagatgcgctgtagaggacccccccagctccgatgcacagaccttcagcagtcgtggcgatactccatctggacccgctgctttgctggcacgaagtctcctcagctctctgctcacttgcgctgttgttattatgggtggggatgtttttcctctgctggtatcagcagaaggatgtgtggagggtgcagtactccgaggtgagagtgagagtgggttagggtggtcaaacctgttaaaaaagttgttcatttggtttgctctcttcacgtctctctcaatggtggtaccccgcttcgagctgcagccagtgatgatcttcatcccatcccacacttccttcatgctgttattctgcaacttctgctccagctttctcctgtactgctccttcgccgccctgagttggactcggagttccttctgcacgcgcttgagctcatgctgatcaccgcctttaaaagcccttttcttctgattcaaaaggcccttgatgttacttgtaatccatggcttgttgttagcatagcagcgtactgttcttacaggaactacaatgtccatacagaagttgatgtagtcagtagtgcagtcaacaacttcctcaatgttctcattatgagatccctgcaggatatcccagtctgtagttccaaaaagttctctcagagtattctcagcctccggggtccacttcctgaatgatcgtgtggttacaggtaggactctaacttttggtttatagtgaggctgaagctgaaccaggttatgatctcctttcccaagcgcaggcagcggggtggcgctgtatgcgtctttaacgtttgcatacagtaaatcaatagtcttatttccccgggtgttacaatccacatactgggagaatgcaggcaatgttttgtccagcgtcacatggttaaagtctccagcgattagcacaagcgcctcagggtgctgcgtttgtaacttagcaacagcggaatggatgatgtcactcgctgactccacgtctgcccgaggaggaatgtatacaataacaacaatgacgtgtccaaactctctgggcaaatagtagggacgtaaacttacggccaacagttcgatatccctgcagcaagtggagattttgacgttaacatgtccagagtgacaccaccgtgtattaacatagagagcgagtcctcctcctttgtgcttaccacaggtacttgcatctctgtccgctctaactgtgctaaacccgggtagctccacgttggcatctgggatggtgttatttagccacgtttcgcaaaaacacaacaaactgcattctctgtaggtccttacatttttcaccagcgcagccagttcgtcgatcttatttgagattgagtttacattccccagaatcacagaaggcaccgaaggcttgaaacgccactttctcgcaagccgcttcttttttagcttagtgccggctctgctgccacgataccgccttcttacctcgtcgggtaaatatggaaccacaccggcactggcatttgttctcagcgcccgaagttgagtacttgaataggcgagtctcggcgtgttaaaatccatgcccacgttgtaaaagtaagtgtgtccagggaaggaatccacataaaataaagtggtaggagtgatcaataaataaaaataaaaatagaaaaataaaagtagaaaagtacacatacatatacagtcatacccggagctgctgaaaaggctgccactcacggcggcgccggatgcatgaAACTGACTTTATTGACCCTTGGTACCAACTCCTTGTGATATTCCCACAGTTTGGTGTCCACAATCAGCTCCTCTTTGGACAGATGTCCCTGTAAAGGCACCCGCACGTGTACGATCCTGCAGAGGTCAAAAGGCACCCTGTATTGGTTTCCAAACCTCTTCAGAACAGAGTGCACCGATGTCTGCTCCACTTTACGTGGGTTAACTATGATCTTGGTGGGATTTACAATGTGTTTGCGGTCTGGCTCCCTATGGATGTGTTTCATGATATTTATTCCTGGTACTTGCCTCCACAGTGATAGATTGAACCTTCCGCTATCTTCAAACACGTTAAATGGATAGGTGTGGTTCTCTACTAGGAACACGCACGTGTCAGGCTGTTTCTTTTCCAACTCATCCATCATCAGGTTCAGATTTGTGTGCTGGTAAGGAGCAATGATCTCATCAATGTCATTAAGAAGCAGGAACCTGGACTTGTACATGTTGCGATAAATACAGTCATTGAGAGTTGTGAGCTGGCCGAAGTAGTGAATGTCCCCACCGTGCTCTTCAAATCTCCAGCCACGTGAAGGATTGAGGAAGTGAGAGATCGGCCAAGGGATCACCTCCAACATGTCCTCATTTACATAGTAATGCAGGACCTTCTCCAGCATGTGGCTGCTGCTGGTGTTGTAGATCACTACTCTCCCGATCCCCAGTATCTTGTACACCTCCATGGTCTGGATGAACTGCAAGACATTGTTGTAGTCCCCAAAGAGATTGGAGATACAGACGGTCAAGTCTCGCTCAAAGCCGTTGTTACGCTGCTGCAGGTTTTGAATGGGCATCAAGCTGTCATTATTCTGC from Erpetoichthys calabaricus chromosome 9, fErpCal1.3, whole genome shotgun sequence carries:
- the LOC114642065 gene encoding uncharacterized protein LOC114642065; the protein is MSRKNLQQTFWIFLFLVLLVVLWVFNDLQGGPAFLYLGPNLSLLFLNETISPIKGTRHLQVSAYLDERKGKGTVRIITMFYRPGPHELQCIFNCNKGVPFTTPAQVEQHSDNFGFPFVTADVFCETSYRCKATHVGLQTQGSVQNNDSLMPIQNLQQRNNGFERDLTVCISNLFGDYNNVLQFIQTMEVYKILGIGRVVIYNTSSSHMLEKVLHYYVNEDMLEVIPWPISHFLNPSRGWRFEEHGGDIHYFGQLTTLNDCIYRNMYKSRFLLLNDIDEIIAPYQHTNLNLMMDELEKKQPDTCVFLVENHTYPFNVFEDSGRFNLSLWRQVPGINIMKHIHREPDRKHIVNPTKIIVNPRKVEQTSVHSVLKRFGNQYRVPFDLCRIVHVRVPLQGHLSKEELIVDTKLWEYHKELVPRVNKVSFMHPAPP